The following coding sequences are from one Comamonas koreensis window:
- a CDS encoding HAD family hydrolase — MNGPLIDTVIFDLGNVLIQWDPRHLYRKIFGLDVAGMEAFLAEVCSPDWNERQDQGRPWSDAIAEAIERHPSQEANIRAYYDRWEEMMPGANNDVVDILRELGQRHLRLLALTNWSTETFPIAQARFDFLNWFEGIVVSGHERLVKPQAEIFELTIQRFGLSPRSTLFIDDSLRNVEAARRVGLNAIHFVGIDDLRARLREAGLDLS; from the coding sequence ATGAACGGACCGCTGATAGATACCGTCATTTTTGACCTCGGCAATGTGCTGATCCAATGGGACCCGAGACACTTGTACCGAAAGATTTTTGGCCTGGACGTTGCAGGTATGGAAGCGTTCTTGGCAGAAGTGTGCAGTCCTGATTGGAACGAACGTCAGGACCAAGGCAGGCCATGGAGTGATGCCATTGCAGAAGCTATTGAAAGGCATCCGTCCCAGGAGGCGAACATTCGTGCCTACTACGATCGATGGGAGGAAATGATGCCTGGTGCGAACAACGATGTGGTGGACATTTTGAGGGAGCTCGGGCAACGGCATCTGCGCTTGCTGGCACTGACCAACTGGTCTACCGAGACCTTTCCTATCGCGCAAGCGCGGTTTGACTTTCTCAACTGGTTCGAGGGCATCGTTGTCTCGGGTCACGAGCGACTTGTAAAGCCTCAAGCCGAGATTTTTGAGCTCACCATCCAACGATTCGGTTTGAGCCCCAGATCCACCCTCTTCATTGATGACAGCCTGCGTAATGTGGAAGCGGCCAGGCGTGTGGGGCTCAATGCCATCCACTTTGTGGGAATTGATGATCTGCGTGCTCGGCTCAGAGAGGCTGGGCTGGATCTTTCTTAA
- a CDS encoding cupin domain-containing protein, with translation MSKHLIAAGASMLISSSIAQAQGIHISPAGTPATMIGAAQNFSGHVAVDIKAAGDSAQHGSVGMVDFAPGARTAWHTHPVGQLLVVTDGKGWIQQDGQPRQNIQAGDVVWIDADVRHWHGAATTTGMRHMAVTYLKNGKNADWKELVSDAQYNPR, from the coding sequence ATGAGCAAACACCTGATCGCAGCAGGCGCCTCCATGCTGATCAGCAGCAGCATCGCCCAAGCCCAGGGCATCCACATCAGCCCCGCCGGCACACCGGCCACGATGATCGGCGCGGCGCAGAACTTCAGCGGCCATGTGGCCGTTGACATCAAGGCCGCGGGCGACAGCGCGCAGCATGGCAGCGTGGGCATGGTCGACTTTGCGCCGGGGGCCCGCACGGCCTGGCACACCCACCCTGTCGGGCAGCTGCTGGTGGTGACCGATGGAAAAGGCTGGATACAGCAGGACGGCCAGCCCCGGCAAAACATCCAGGCCGGTGATGTCGTCTGGATCGATGCCGATGTGCGCCACTGGCATGGGGCCGCCACCACCACCGGCATGCGCCATATGGCGGTGACCTATCTCAAGAACGGCAAGAACGCCGACTGGAAGGAGCTTGTCAGCGATGCGCAATACAACCCCCGCTAA
- a CDS encoding carboxymuconolactone decarboxylase family protein, with protein sequence MRNTTPAKHLQQQLCATGLVVMAGDSSAQSTATRPAAASAQACAANGQSPSPSQVLSAQQQAILPIAAFAAAGDMERLTSSLQAGLEAGLTISDIREVLVQLYAYAGFPRSLNALSAFMQLLQQREKSGIVDAPGCPPSRAIAQGDALRAAGRANQTQLAGAPVQGPLFDFAPAMGEYLQSHLFGAIFERDNLDWHSRELATVGMLSALPGAESQLQSHMRISLNAGLSAAQLQQAVQLLDSRVGGAHGQRARTALANTLAALAGQTR encoded by the coding sequence ATGCGCAATACAACCCCCGCTAAACACCTGCAGCAGCAGCTGTGCGCCACCGGGTTGGTGGTGATGGCCGGTGACTCATCAGCACAGAGCACGGCCACCCGCCCGGCGGCCGCGAGCGCACAGGCCTGCGCTGCCAACGGCCAAAGCCCATCGCCCTCGCAGGTGCTAAGCGCCCAGCAGCAGGCCATCTTGCCTATCGCAGCGTTTGCGGCCGCAGGCGACATGGAGCGGCTGACCTCCAGCCTGCAGGCGGGGTTGGAAGCCGGCCTGACTATCAGCGATATCCGCGAAGTGCTGGTGCAGCTCTATGCCTATGCCGGCTTTCCGCGCAGCCTCAATGCGCTGAGCGCGTTCATGCAGCTGCTGCAGCAGCGCGAAAAAAGCGGCATTGTCGATGCACCCGGCTGCCCACCCAGCCGCGCCATTGCGCAAGGCGATGCGCTGCGCGCTGCCGGCCGCGCCAACCAGACCCAGTTGGCGGGTGCGCCCGTGCAAGGGCCCTTGTTTGACTTTGCGCCTGCGATGGGTGAGTACCTGCAGTCGCACCTGTTTGGCGCCATCTTTGAGCGCGACAACCTCGACTGGCACAGCCGCGAGCTGGCCACCGTCGGCATGCTGTCGGCACTGCCGGGAGCTGAATCACAGCTGCAATCGCATATGCGCATCAGCCTGAACGCCGGGCTGAGCGCCGCCCAGCTGCAGCAGGCGGTGCAGCTGCTGGACAGCCGCGTGGGCGGCGCCCATGGCCAGCGCGCCCGCACGGCACTGGCCAACACCTTGGCGGCGTTGGCTGGCCAGACGCGTTAA
- a CDS encoding efflux transporter outer membrane subunit, translated as MQIFPIASALAAALVLAGCVSAPTQVQQAQLQALDVPAQWQRSDAAQGDAVSQGWWRSFGSAELDALVADAQQRSLDVAAAMARVQQAQASARYAGAELLPTVNASALAGHQGRLGGHAETTGRNLSVGLAASYELDLWGRLQSQRDAAGAALRASSFDHDTVRLSVTAAVADAWLLNVGLRERGEIAQRNLQIAERLLALVESKASFGAATSLELAQQRGLVAAQRRALAALDQQQDDAQRSLALLLGQAQGPAVSQSSVLALQVPRIDQGQPIALVTRRPDIARAEARLQAADADLEAARAAMLPRLTLTAELGAQGRQLQRVLDNPLYALAAGLAAPIFDAGRLAANRDLVMAQREELLLAYRQSIVQAFSDVQTALNAVAGVQQQALAQEEELRQARRALALAEARYRAGAETQLVLLDTQRSLYQAQDLAVQLHQERLRASVALYKALGGGWGQVQGEASKG; from the coding sequence ATGCAGATCTTCCCAATCGCCAGCGCGCTGGCAGCGGCCCTGGTGCTGGCCGGCTGTGTGTCGGCGCCCACGCAGGTGCAGCAGGCGCAGTTGCAAGCCTTGGATGTGCCGGCCCAGTGGCAGCGCAGTGATGCAGCCCAAGGCGATGCCGTCAGCCAGGGCTGGTGGCGCAGCTTTGGCAGCGCGGAGCTCGATGCGCTGGTGGCCGATGCGCAGCAGCGCAGCCTGGATGTGGCCGCCGCCATGGCCAGGGTGCAGCAGGCGCAGGCCAGCGCCCGCTATGCAGGGGCTGAGCTGTTGCCTACGGTCAATGCCTCTGCCCTGGCTGGGCACCAGGGCCGGCTGGGGGGCCACGCCGAGACGACGGGCCGCAACCTGTCGGTCGGCCTGGCCGCCAGCTATGAGCTGGACCTCTGGGGCCGATTGCAGTCGCAGCGTGATGCGGCAGGCGCTGCGCTGCGCGCCAGCAGCTTTGACCATGACACGGTGCGCCTGTCGGTCACCGCCGCAGTGGCAGATGCCTGGCTGCTGAACGTGGGCCTGCGTGAGCGCGGTGAGATTGCCCAGCGCAATCTGCAAATCGCCGAGCGCCTGCTGGCGCTGGTTGAATCCAAGGCCAGTTTTGGCGCGGCCACATCGCTGGAGCTGGCGCAGCAGCGCGGCCTGGTGGCGGCGCAGCGCCGGGCGCTGGCGGCGCTGGACCAGCAGCAGGACGATGCCCAGCGCAGCCTGGCCTTGCTGCTAGGCCAGGCGCAAGGCCCTGCTGTCAGCCAAAGCAGTGTGCTGGCCTTGCAGGTGCCCCGCATCGACCAGGGCCAGCCTATCGCGCTGGTCACCCGCCGGCCCGACATTGCCCGTGCCGAGGCCCGTTTGCAGGCGGCCGATGCGGACCTGGAAGCCGCACGCGCCGCCATGCTGCCCCGCCTGACCTTGACGGCCGAGCTGGGTGCGCAAGGCCGGCAGCTGCAGCGTGTGCTGGACAACCCGCTGTACGCGCTGGCCGCAGGCCTGGCTGCCCCCATCTTTGATGCCGGCCGCCTGGCCGCCAACCGCGACCTGGTGATGGCCCAGCGCGAGGAGCTGCTGCTGGCCTACCGCCAGAGCATCGTCCAGGCCTTCAGCGATGTACAGACCGCGTTGAACGCCGTGGCCGGTGTGCAGCAGCAGGCGCTGGCGCAGGAGGAAGAACTGCGCCAGGCCCGCAGAGCGCTGGCGCTGGCCGAGGCCCGCTACCGCGCGGGGGCCGAGACCCAGCTGGTGCTGCTCGACACGCAGCGCTCGCTCTACCAGGCGCAGGACCTGGCGGTGCAGCTGCACCAGGAGCGCTTGCGCGCCAGCGTGGCCTTGTACAAGGCGCTGGGCGGTGGCTGGGGCCAGGTGCAGGGCGAGGCCAGCAAGGGCTAG
- a CDS encoding ABC transporter permease, with product MVSDAAEPSQPLIALRAIRKHYGDPASGQPLVTVLHGIDLDIDAGEFVAIVGSSGSGKSTLMNILGCLDRPSGGSYHFQGQDVAQFDSDALAWLRREAFGFVFQGYHLIASESASENVEMPAIYSGLSKGERVQRAQALLQRLGLGERLGNRPNQLSGGQQQRVSIARALMNGGHIILADEPTGALDSHSGAEVMALLRELAAAGHTIILITHDRDVAAQAQRVIEISDGRIVGDSASQAEAAPAAAGAAASADTSTTSSTVASDSTRMQLAPVPQGGSASAAPLVAELLEAARSAWRGMRMNRVRTSLTLLGIVIGVVSVIVMLAIGEGARRKVVEQMGTMGTAILYMGSKPPATGGPAGQITEEDLAAVRELPEIRRVMPVIGDPITVRYGNADKQVYVFASSQEMPLVHHWKPKLGRYYTDTEDRDLAPLVVLGHKAHQHFFPDTPNPLGRQLIIGTSAFEVIGVMSERGADSGAQNYDDMVFIPYQSGRARVYQAQTQPDYVVVEAMSSDVVNEAEAAMHRVLLARHGGREDFGIGNAAARIQAEAATRQSMAVMLGLIAAVSLVVGGIGVMNVMLMTVRERTREIGIRMAVGARQSDILRQFLTEASLVTLCGGTVGLVVGALVGAVLVLAGVPVVFSIRAMAGAFACAVVTGLVFGYMPAKTAARLDPVRALAGE from the coding sequence ATGGTGAGCGACGCGGCTGAACCAAGCCAGCCATTGATCGCACTGCGCGCCATTCGCAAACACTATGGCGACCCCGCCAGCGGCCAGCCGCTGGTGACGGTGCTGCATGGCATCGACCTGGACATTGACGCGGGCGAGTTTGTCGCCATCGTGGGCAGCTCGGGCTCGGGCAAGTCCACGTTGATGAACATCCTGGGCTGCCTGGACCGGCCCAGCGGCGGCAGCTACCACTTCCAGGGCCAGGATGTGGCGCAGTTCGACTCGGACGCGCTGGCCTGGCTGCGGCGCGAGGCCTTTGGCTTTGTCTTCCAGGGCTACCACCTGATTGCCAGCGAAAGCGCCAGTGAGAACGTGGAGATGCCGGCCATTTACTCTGGCCTGTCCAAGGGGGAGCGGGTGCAGCGCGCGCAGGCGCTGCTGCAGCGCCTGGGCCTGGGCGAGCGCCTGGGCAACCGGCCCAACCAGCTCTCGGGCGGGCAGCAGCAGCGCGTGTCGATTGCGCGGGCGCTGATGAATGGCGGCCATATCATCCTGGCCGACGAGCCCACCGGTGCGCTCGATTCGCACAGCGGTGCCGAGGTGATGGCGCTGCTGCGTGAGCTGGCCGCTGCCGGCCACACCATCATCCTGATCACGCACGACCGCGATGTGGCGGCGCAGGCGCAGCGCGTCATCGAGATCAGCGATGGGCGTATCGTGGGTGACAGTGCCAGCCAGGCCGAGGCAGCGCCTGCCGCTGCCGGCGCTGCCGCAAGCGCCGACACAAGCACCACGTCAAGCACAGTTGCCAGCGACAGCACCCGCATGCAGCTGGCGCCGGTGCCCCAGGGCGGCAGTGCCTCGGCCGCGCCGCTGGTCGCCGAGCTGCTGGAGGCCGCGCGTTCGGCCTGGCGCGGCATGCGCATGAACCGCGTGCGCACCAGCCTGACCCTGCTGGGCATTGTGATCGGCGTGGTCTCGGTGATCGTGATGCTGGCCATTGGCGAGGGCGCGCGGCGCAAGGTGGTCGAGCAGATGGGCACCATGGGCACGGCGATTCTCTACATGGGCAGCAAGCCGCCAGCGACCGGCGGGCCGGCCGGCCAGATCACCGAAGAAGACCTGGCCGCTGTGCGCGAGCTGCCCGAGATACGGCGCGTGATGCCGGTGATTGGCGACCCCATCACCGTGCGCTATGGCAATGCCGACAAGCAGGTCTATGTGTTTGCCTCCAGCCAAGAGATGCCGCTGGTGCACCACTGGAAGCCCAAGCTGGGCCGCTACTACACGGACACCGAGGACCGCGATCTGGCGCCGCTGGTAGTGCTGGGCCACAAGGCGCACCAGCATTTCTTCCCCGACACGCCCAATCCGCTGGGGCGGCAGCTGATCATCGGCACCTCGGCCTTTGAGGTGATTGGCGTGATGAGCGAGCGTGGTGCCGATTCGGGTGCGCAGAATTACGACGACATGGTTTTTATCCCCTACCAATCGGGCCGGGCACGCGTCTACCAGGCGCAGACCCAGCCGGACTATGTGGTGGTGGAGGCGATGTCGTCTGACGTGGTCAACGAGGCCGAGGCGGCCATGCACCGCGTGCTATTGGCGCGCCATGGCGGCCGCGAGGACTTTGGCATTGGCAATGCCGCCGCTCGCATCCAGGCCGAGGCGGCCACGCGCCAGAGCATGGCGGTGATGCTGGGGCTGATTGCTGCCGTGTCGCTGGTGGTGGGCGGCATTGGCGTGATGAATGTGATGCTGATGACGGTGCGCGAGCGAACGCGGGAGATCGGTATCCGCATGGCGGTGGGCGCGCGGCAGAGCGATATCCTGCGCCAGTTCTTGACCGAGGCCAGCCTGGTGACCTTGTGCGGTGGCACCGTGGGCCTGGTGGTGGGCGCGCTGGTAGGCGCGGTGCTGGTGCTGGCCGGTGTGCCGGTGGTGTTTTCCATCCGGGCCATGGCCGGTGCCTTTGCCTGCGCGGTGGTCACCGGTCTGGTGTTTGGTTATATGCCGGCCAAGACGGCTGCGCGCCTGGACCCGGTACGGGCCCTGGCAGGAGAGTGA
- a CDS encoding efflux RND transporter periplasmic adaptor subunit: MKASRVGVAAVAVAAVVAGALLWWSGRPAMAYQSEPVARQDIEATVTAIGTLQPRSYVDVGAQVSGQILKLRVQPGAEVAKGDLLVEIDPSVQRATVDAGRASLAGLRAQLAEQQAQHRLAGQQLQRQQQLSAHEATREEDLQTAQANLAMAVARMDHLKAQISQTLASLKADEARLGYTRIYAPMAGTVVSVEAREGQTLNATYQTPNILRIADLSAMTVWTEVSEADVRRVKEGMPVYFTTLGGAGQTKPRRWKGQVRQVLPAPAANQAQPAGNAQTPAPATKAVAYTVLFDVDNDDAELMPQMTAQVVFVSASASQALAVALTAVEEDKAHEGAHVARVLGADGQPQTRSVKLGIRSRHQVEVLDGLAEGEKVVVGETPLERGPRWLQW, from the coding sequence ATGAAGGCCTCGCGTGTGGGAGTGGCAGCGGTTGCTGTGGCGGCGGTGGTGGCAGGCGCGCTGCTGTGGTGGTCGGGCCGCCCGGCCATGGCCTACCAGAGCGAGCCGGTGGCGCGCCAGGATATCGAGGCCACGGTGACCGCGATTGGCACCTTGCAGCCGCGCAGCTATGTGGATGTCGGCGCCCAGGTCTCGGGCCAGATCCTGAAGCTGCGCGTGCAGCCCGGTGCCGAGGTGGCCAAGGGCGATCTGCTGGTGGAGATTGACCCCAGCGTGCAGCGGGCCACCGTGGATGCGGGCCGTGCATCCCTGGCGGGCTTGCGTGCCCAGCTGGCCGAGCAGCAGGCCCAGCACCGGCTGGCGGGCCAGCAGCTGCAGCGCCAGCAGCAGCTGAGCGCGCACGAGGCCACGCGCGAGGAAGACCTGCAGACCGCGCAAGCCAACCTGGCGATGGCCGTGGCGCGCATGGACCATTTGAAGGCCCAGATCAGCCAGACCCTGGCATCGCTCAAGGCCGACGAGGCGCGCCTGGGTTACACCCGCATCTATGCACCGATGGCGGGCACCGTGGTGTCGGTCGAGGCGCGCGAGGGCCAGACGCTGAACGCCACCTACCAGACGCCCAATATCCTGCGCATTGCCGATCTGTCGGCGATGACGGTCTGGACCGAGGTGTCCGAGGCCGATGTGCGCCGCGTCAAAGAGGGCATGCCGGTCTACTTCACCACCTTGGGCGGAGCCGGTCAGACCAAGCCCCGGCGCTGGAAGGGCCAGGTGCGCCAGGTGCTGCCCGCGCCTGCGGCCAACCAGGCTCAGCCCGCCGGCAATGCGCAAACGCCGGCGCCAGCAACCAAGGCCGTGGCCTATACCGTGCTGTTTGATGTGGACAACGACGACGCCGAGCTGATGCCGCAGATGACGGCGCAGGTGGTGTTTGTCAGCGCCAGTGCCAGCCAGGCGCTGGCGGTGGCGCTGACGGCGGTGGAAGAAGACAAGGCCCACGAAGGCGCCCATGTGGCCCGGGTGCTGGGTGCCGATGGCCAGCCCCAGACCCGCAGCGTGAAGCTGGGCATACGCAGCCGCCACCAGGTGGAGGTGCTCGACGGGCTGGCCGAAGGTGAGAAGGTCGTCGTCGGCGAGACCCCGCTCGAGCGTGGCCCCAGGTGGCTGCAATGGTGA
- a CDS encoding DUF3325 domain-containing protein translates to MSSWQASAYALALAFAGMTALAFAMERHHEQLTGEREIPRRRGQLLRLLGSLLLAAAALPSVGGWGATVGVVAWLGWISVGSLVAVLWIAAAPRWAARAAVALAPLALWGWWWA, encoded by the coding sequence ATGAGCAGTTGGCAAGCATCGGCGTATGCACTGGCGCTGGCCTTTGCCGGCATGACGGCCCTGGCCTTTGCGATGGAGCGCCACCATGAGCAGTTGACGGGCGAGCGAGAAATACCACGGCGGCGCGGCCAGCTGCTGCGACTGCTGGGCAGCTTGCTGCTGGCGGCCGCCGCGCTGCCCAGTGTGGGCGGCTGGGGCGCCACCGTGGGGGTGGTGGCCTGGCTGGGTTGGATATCGGTCGGGTCACTGGTCGCCGTGTTGTGGATTGCGGCTGCGCCGCGCTGGGCAGCGCGTGCAGCGGTTGCGCTGGCGCCGCTGGCCTTGTGGGGTTGGTGGTGGGCCTGA
- a CDS encoding PepSY-associated TM helix domain-containing protein, whose protein sequence is MGKTVIDRRPGSGAGRGGFRQAQAWLHTWCGLWFSWLLYAVFLTGTLAVFQEAIGHWMMPEHHAEEAAHEAEQAAAEAAGLASSRGQRLAWGAAFMEKHHQGAEMWEIWPTDAKGGGELKVYWFDQQRQYADAELDTRTGEPLDEHHHGAMRATMGGEHFVHFHYELHAGQAGLWVVGVAGMAMLVALISGVVTHKRIFQDFFTFRGRKGQRSWLDAHNAVAVLTLPFQLMIAYTGIAISALTFMPAGIWSQYGTAPGAVQTFAAELGEPGKPPRSGEAMAVPDLESFAARGQALIGQPVRAVVVNHPGDAAARVGIYGWNSDANADKRLSPNTGMAMFSAASGELLQLRMPGQAEGGGASLAQSVMGGLHMVKFGGWPMKWLYFVCGLAGTAMMATGAILFVVKRRSKHMGEFGSATAAVYRLIEGLNVAAVAGLGVACIGYLWANRLLPLELPQRAQWELGVFFGLWLAALLHGLLRAPAKAWLEQMALLAALCLLLPVLNAVTVGDHWPAQLLRGDWESAGVELVAWAFGLAAVWACRVLWRRRALVAGNAASSAANNVQVGA, encoded by the coding sequence ATGGGCAAGACCGTGATTGACAGGCGGCCGGGCAGCGGCGCAGGGCGGGGCGGGTTTCGCCAGGCGCAGGCCTGGCTGCACACCTGGTGCGGGCTGTGGTTCTCCTGGCTGCTGTATGCGGTGTTTCTGACCGGCACCCTGGCGGTGTTCCAGGAAGCGATTGGCCACTGGATGATGCCCGAGCACCATGCCGAAGAAGCGGCGCATGAGGCCGAGCAGGCGGCTGCCGAGGCCGCCGGCCTGGCCTCCAGCCGGGGCCAGCGCCTGGCCTGGGGCGCGGCCTTTATGGAAAAGCACCACCAAGGCGCCGAGATGTGGGAGATCTGGCCGACTGATGCCAAGGGCGGCGGCGAGCTGAAGGTGTACTGGTTTGACCAGCAGCGCCAATACGCCGATGCCGAGCTGGACACCCGCACGGGCGAGCCTTTGGACGAGCACCACCATGGCGCGATGCGGGCCACGATGGGCGGCGAGCATTTTGTGCATTTCCACTACGAGCTGCATGCCGGCCAGGCCGGGCTGTGGGTGGTGGGTGTGGCCGGCATGGCGATGCTGGTGGCGCTCATCAGTGGCGTGGTCACGCACAAGCGGATTTTTCAGGACTTCTTCACCTTCCGCGGCCGCAAGGGCCAGCGCAGCTGGCTCGATGCGCACAATGCCGTGGCGGTATTGACCCTGCCGTTTCAGCTGATGATTGCCTACACCGGCATTGCAATATCGGCCCTGACCTTTATGCCCGCTGGCATCTGGAGCCAGTACGGTACCGCGCCCGGCGCCGTCCAGACCTTTGCGGCCGAGCTGGGCGAGCCGGGCAAGCCGCCGCGCTCGGGCGAAGCCATGGCGGTGCCCGATCTGGAGAGCTTTGCCGCACGTGGCCAGGCGCTGATAGGCCAGCCCGTGCGCGCCGTGGTGGTCAACCACCCCGGCGATGCGGCGGCGCGCGTGGGCATCTATGGCTGGAACAGCGATGCCAACGCCGACAAGCGCCTGAGCCCCAACACCGGCATGGCCATGTTCTCGGCCGCCAGCGGCGAGCTGCTGCAGCTGCGCATGCCCGGCCAGGCCGAGGGCGGCGGCGCGTCGCTCGCGCAATCGGTGATGGGCGGGCTGCACATGGTCAAGTTTGGTGGCTGGCCGATGAAGTGGCTGTACTTTGTCTGCGGCCTGGCGGGCACCGCGATGATGGCCACCGGCGCCATCCTGTTTGTCGTCAAGCGCCGCAGCAAGCACATGGGCGAGTTTGGCAGCGCAACGGCTGCTGTCTACCGCCTGATCGAGGGGCTGAATGTGGCGGCCGTTGCCGGCCTGGGCGTCGCCTGTATCGGCTACCTCTGGGCCAACCGTTTGCTGCCGCTGGAGCTGCCGCAGCGCGCGCAGTGGGAGCTGGGCGTGTTCTTTGGCCTGTGGTTGGCCGCGCTGCTGCATGGCCTGCTGCGCGCGCCGGCCAAGGCCTGGCTGGAACAGATGGCGCTGCTGGCTGCGCTGTGCCTGCTGCTGCCGGTGCTCAACGCCGTGACCGTGGGTGACCACTGGCCCGCCCAGCTGCTGCGCGGCGACTGGGAAAGCGCCGGCGTGGAACTGGTCGCCTGGGCCTTTGGCCTGGCCGCCGTCTGGGCCTGCCGTGTGCTGTGGCGGCGCCGGGCGCTGGTCGCGGGCAATGCGGCGTCTTCCGCCGCCAACAACGTACAGGTGGGCGCATGA
- a CDS encoding DUF3649 domain-containing protein, translated as MYPLPNAPSAHPGLSVLSRLLAAFFGGYALASALAVFLAAVLPAARAEAVLAGMQWSFALHALAAVWAFSPVSPGKVWLGIALPALLLAAGALVLGR; from the coding sequence ATGTACCCCCTTCCTAACGCACCCAGCGCCCACCCGGGCCTGTCCGTCCTGAGCCGCTTGCTGGCCGCCTTCTTTGGCGGCTATGCATTGGCGAGCGCCTTGGCCGTCTTTTTAGCGGCTGTGCTGCCCGCTGCCCGCGCCGAGGCCGTACTGGCTGGCATGCAGTGGAGCTTTGCGCTGCATGCGCTGGCGGCAGTGTGGGCGTTCTCGCCGGTCTCGCCGGGCAAGGTCTGGCTGGGGATTGCACTGCCCGCGCTGCTGCTGGCAGCGGGCGCTTTGGTGTTGGGGCGCTGA
- a CDS encoding LysR family transcriptional regulator yields the protein MRDIKKMDLNLLKALDALLDERSVTRAAGRLGLTQPAMSGMLQRLRESFADPLFARVQRGMVPTQRALDLALPIKQMLCEIDALLQPPVFDPSTARLTFRIAATDYALRAIAVPFLAALKRQAPSIRVSLIPLEPRLVQGQLERGDIDLAFLTGDNTPQDMHARQLFQEHYVCVMREGHPAAGRKLSVKQFCALDHALVSYEGGGFHGVVDEALEKLGQRRDVTLSLKCFVVLPDILRSSDLVAVLPSRLVAGMEGLSVCKPPVEVPGFSKLAVWHERSHHNPAQRWLRELLFSATQV from the coding sequence ATGCGAGATATCAAGAAGATGGACCTGAACCTGCTCAAGGCGCTGGACGCACTGCTCGATGAGCGCAGCGTGACGCGCGCCGCCGGCAGGCTGGGGCTGACCCAGCCGGCGATGAGCGGCATGCTGCAGCGCCTGCGCGAGAGCTTTGCCGACCCCTTGTTTGCGCGCGTCCAGCGCGGTATGGTGCCCACGCAGCGCGCGCTGGATCTGGCCCTGCCAATCAAGCAGATGCTGTGCGAGATCGATGCGCTGCTGCAGCCGCCAGTATTTGACCCCAGCACCGCCCGGCTCACCTTCCGCATCGCCGCCACCGACTATGCGCTGCGCGCCATTGCCGTGCCCTTTTTGGCGGCCTTGAAGCGCCAGGCGCCCAGCATTCGCGTCTCGCTGATCCCGCTGGAGCCGCGCCTGGTGCAGGGCCAGCTCGAGCGCGGCGATATCGACCTGGCGTTTTTGACTGGTGACAACACCCCCCAGGACATGCATGCGCGCCAGCTGTTCCAGGAGCACTATGTCTGCGTGATGCGCGAAGGCCACCCCGCTGCGGGCCGCAAGCTCAGCGTCAAGCAGTTCTGCGCGCTGGACCATGCGCTGGTGTCGTACGAGGGCGGCGGCTTCCACGGCGTGGTGGACGAAGCGCTGGAGAAGCTGGGCCAGCGCCGCGATGTGACCTTGTCGCTCAAATGCTTTGTGGTGCTGCCCGATATCCTGCGCTCCAGCGACCTGGTCGCCGTGCTGCCCAGCCGCCTGGTCGCTGGCATGGAGGGGCTGTCGGTCTGCAAGCCGCCCGTGGAGGTGCCAGGTTTTAGCAAGCTGGCCGTCTGGCATGAGCGCAGCCACCACAACCCGGCGCAGCGCTGGCTGCGCGAGCTGCTGTTTTCCGCGACCCAGGTATAG